The DNA sequence AATTTCGTCTCTAAAAATTTTTTAAAATTTTACGACCGAAAAGCTTTCGCCTCCAAATTTCGTGCTAAGCGTTAGTGAAGCCGAAATTTGGTAGGTAACTGCTTTGAGCGAGTGAAATTTTAAAAATTTGGGCATTAGAGTTTTTAAAATTTTATACAAAGCGAGTCAAATTTGACGCCGATGTCGTTTGTTACAAATTTGGCTTTATTAAATTCGACCGAAATTTTCGCTAAAATCATACTCAAATTTTACTAAAGGAAAGCCAAAAATGATACTTTGCGAGGACGATTATCCGAGGATTTTGGATCAAATTTGCGACTATTTGACCGCGGGCGAAGTGGAGCTTAGCTTTGTGGACGCCGAGGAGATGAAGGAGATAAACGTCCGCGAGCGCGGCATCTATGAGACTACGGACGTGCTGAGTTTCCCGCTTGAGATGCAGCTACACGCGCCGCTTGGCTGTATCGTGATAAACACTGAGCTAGTCGCCGCCAAAGCCGCCGAGCTAGGCCACAGTGAGGATGACGAGACGGCGCTACTGTTCACGCACGGACTGCTTCACGTGCTAGGCTACGATCACGAGAGCGACGCTGGCGAGATGAGGGCAAAGGAGTGCGAGGTGATCGAGAAATTTAGCCTGCCAAAGAGCCTCATCGTGCGAACACAGGATGCGGGCGAAGAATAGGCAAAAATCTCGGTAGCTTCGTAAAGGCGCGGGTTATGCCGAGCGCAAAAATAAGCGCGGCGATAAAATTTGGATTAGCTGCCTGCTAAAATGCGTTTTAGGCAGCCCGTAAAATCAAATTTGCATTTTGGCGTCGTGAATCAACGCGGAGTTACGCGCTAAATTTATCCAAACAAGCTATCAAATTTACCCTCCGCCCGCACTGATATCGTCGCGTAAAAAAAGACGTTTCTCGCACACGCTTTGCCTCCGCGTTTAAATTTCCTCAAATTTGCCGCGCACAGTGGTTAGATATTTAATAATTTTGGCTAAATTTACGAAATGTTTTATGTTCTATCGTCTTTAATCATCATTTTTATGAATTACGTTTCTTACCGCGGGCTTTTTGCCGATGCCGCGCTCAGGCCGCTTGCCGCGCATAAAAGGGCGCTTGGGCTGTTTTTCCTGACGCTTGCCATCGGCGGCGTCGCGCTGGCTTTTTCGCTGCGGTTTAACTTTTTGGGGCCGAGCCTTCGCATCGCCTGTTCGCTGATGTTGGCGCTGACGTTTATTATCTTTTCGTTCGTGCTTTTTACGAACGTCGTCGCCTTTGCCGTCCGTCCCGTAACTAAGCGCGCGTTTAGCGAGAGCAGGCGTAAATTTTTGCGTCTTTACCTCGACGTCACAATACTTATTTTGGCGTTTAGCTACTTTTTTAGAGGTATCTTTAACGCCGTAAAATTGCCCGAAGTAAAAGCCCAAGATATCGAGATAAAGGGGCTAAAGGGCGAGTTAAAAATCGCGGTTTTAACAGATATTCATCTAGGCGATTTTTTGGGGGCGGACTTTGCGCGGGCGGTAACTAGACGCGTAAACGAGCTTGACGCCGATGCAGTCGCGATCGTGGGCGATATCGCCGACGTGAAGCCGCACCGTTTGGCCGAGTTTATCGCGCCATTTAACGAGCTAAAGAGCAAATACGGCACCTTTTACGTGCCGGGCAACCACGAGTACTATAACGGTATCGACGGCACGATAAAAGTTATCCGCGAGACGACGAATTTTAAAATTTTAGGCAACGAAAACGCGCGAGTGGGCGGGGTAAATTTAGCCGGAGTTTATGATATCATCGGTTTAAGGTTTAAAGCGTACGAGCCCGATCTAGTCGCTGCTCTGGACGGTCGCGACGTAAATTTGCCCACCGTTTTGCTCGCCCATCAGCCTAAATTTTTAAAATACATGGACGAAAGCGCGCCCGTGGATCTAGTGGTGAGCGGACACACGCACGGCGGGCAGATTTTTCCGTTTTCGCTGCTGGTAAGGCTCGATCAAAAATACGTCGCCGGGCTATACCGCGCGAACAAAAATACGCAAATTTACGTTAGCCGAGGCGCCGGGTTTTGGGGGCCGCCGGTGCGCGTGATGGCGCCTAGCGAGATTTCGTTATTAAGACTAAAAGGAGTTGTATGAGGGGACTTATTTCTAGGATATTTGGGTTTGTAGCGGCGGTTAAATTTCCGAGATTTTTGCAAACTTTTATCAATGAAAAATACGTAAGCGGCTTTAAAATCGACATGAGCGAGTTTAAGCAGCCTAGAGAGTATGAGAGCCTGACGGCGCTTTTTACCCGCGAGCTACAGCGTCCGCGAGATTTCGACGTTTCGCCGCAGGCTTTCATCAGTCCTAGCGACGGCACGTGCCTGGAGCGCGGAGTTAGCAAGGAGCTAAAAGCGATCAGCGTCAAGGGGCACAAGTACGGTATCGCGGAGCTTCTCGGAGATAGCATGGAGCGTTCGGAGCGAGACGCCGAGCTAGAGTACGTAAATATTTATCTTAGCCCGCGCGACTATCACCGCTATCACGCGCCTTGCGATATGAGGATTTTATCCGCGCTATACGTGCCGGGCGAGCTATACAGCGTGGCTGTTAGCGCGCTGCTAAAGGTGCCAAATCTTTACGCCAAAAACGAGCGCGTGGTGCTAAAATGCGAGCTTGCAAACGGCAAAAAGATGTGGCTGGTCTTTGTCGGCGCGCTAAACGTGGGCAAGATGAAATTTGACTTTGACGCGCGCATACAGACTAACGCCTGCGCCGGCAACGTCGCGCTCTACGAATACGAAAATTTAAATGCGAAAAAGGGCGAGCAGCTGGGGATGTTTGAGTTGGGCTCGACGATCCTCATCCTTAGCGAGCAGGGCGCGGTCAAATTTGATCTAGCGGCCGAGCAAAAGCTAAAATACGGCGACAAAATAGGAACTATCAACTAAGGAGGCGCAATGGGAACGCAGCTAGTCGAACAAAACGAGCTAAAAGAAACGCTAGAGCTAAAAGAGCGTATAGAAAACAACACCGTCGTCGAACTCTGGGAAAACAGCGAGGACTACGAGCGCCTGGCTAACGCGACGCGCAAGACCATGCGCTACATCAACGACGAGCAGATAAAGAGCTTTGCCAATGCGCTAAATCAAACGAACGAAAAGATCTTAAATTTGACCTTTGAGGGCGTGAAAAAGCATCACGAAAAGAAATTTGAGCAGATCAGAAAAAAGCAGAAAATCTACGTCGCTTCGGCATTTGCGGGCGGCGTTTTGATCGGTGCTTTAGCGGTTTGGATAGCGTTTAGGATTTTTGCGGGATAGATTTGGTTTTAGACTCGGCCGCTTGCGATGCCTGCACGCCGACCCGTTTTTATGTTGCGCGGTTTTGCCTGCTAAATTTGGGCGTTTAGCTTTAAATTTAATCACGGCGGCTTTTAAAATTTGCGTATCGCTTTGGGGGGGGGTGGGGTCAAATTTGAGCTTATATTTTGGCGAGCCAACCATTAAGCTTGTATCTACTTGTTGCACATCGTCTATCAAGCGCGTTTGCTTCTTAAATTTTATAAAAATTAAAACCCCAAATTTAACCGCCCCTAGCTTGCGTATCTGCGCCAAGACTAAATTTTTATCTTCCTCGTCGCGTGACGGATGATTTGCTGCGTATTTTTGTTTTGCGAGCTTTGCCAGCGCAGGAGCAGCTCCTTTGCGGCGGCGAAATTTACCTTTAGATAGTCGGCGACGTTATTTGCGACCGAGCGCTGTACGAAGCGCACCTCGTCCTCTTTAAGTACCTCCAGCACCGCAAAAACGGGGCGCGGATTGCTGATGAAAAGCTCTAGCTTGCTAGCCCACGGCAGCTTTGGTCGCAGACCCTCCGACGCTAGCCTACGCAGGTGGAAATTTGACGAGCGCGCCCACCGTGTCATGGTTTTTAGCGAGTCTTGCGGGTATTTTTTGATAAAGGCGCGCACCGCGTACTCGCCAGTGCCGCGCTTCGTGATTTCCCTGATCGTGCCCATAGAGGTCTCAAAGTCGTCTAGGCCGTAGATTTCGACGTATTTTGCCAGCGGCAAAGTCCAGTAAAAGTGCTTAAACATGCCCGTTTCGTTCGGGTTTTCCTCGCCCAAAATCGCGACCAAAATCTCCGCCGCGCGCTTAAAATCCGGCGGCAAAAGTTCATTTAGCGCGTTTGCGTGCGCTAAAATCCTTTGCGAATAACCGAGACTCGGCGTACTCTTTGCGATTTGCCCACAGTAGCTCTGCGCGTCAAATTTAGGATAAACCGCCTTTATCTTTTGCGATAAAATTTGCGCTAAATTTTCTCCGAAATATACCGCCAGTCCGCCGTTTTCCATATTTTTCCTTTGGGTAGTTTTATCTAGCCTTTAAGCAGGCATGAATAGTAAATTTGTCGCCTAAAACCAGGCGGCGTTAAATTTGCAGCCGTTACGCTCGTCAAATTTGACCGCCTGCGCAAGCAAAGCGTCAAATTTGTTGCAGTTTATGGGCTAAATTTTAAAAATTAGTCCGTAAAAGTGGCGTTAAATTTAGCAAAAACTAAAAATAACGCCCGAAAGTAAATTTATTTACACTCGACCTGCGGCATCTGCGCTAAAAATATCGGCATTTTTTGCTTGATTAGCGTGTGAAATTTGCTTCTATCCGCGATATTTAGAAACTTTAGCGCGTAGTGCGTTACCCTAAGCCCACAGTTAAGGCTCTTGACGTGGATTAGATTGATCTCGTAGTTGTCAAAATCGGGGTTGCCCGCGATCGGATAGTAGATCGTGTAAGCTTGATACTCTTTATCGTTTATGGACTTAAAATCATACTCCGCTTTGCCGAACTGCCCGCTTTTTAGCGCGGTCATAAAGGTCCTTTGGTATTCGTTGATATCGGCGTTTTCATCGACGGTGACGCTCACTAGCTTGGTCCATTTAAAGCCCACTTTTTCATTAGGTAGATAAAACTCAGCCGTTCTTGCGTTTTTTTGCTTTAAGACGAATTTTTCGCCGTCTATGGCCACTTCGTTTGGTAGATTTACGCTATCTAGCGCGCTTTTTGGTAGCTCTATCTGCGTGGTTCTAGGCTGGGTGCAGCCGCCTAAAAATAGACAAACGGCCGCAACGGCGGCAAATGAAACTTTTTTAAAACTCATGTTTTTCTCCTTTATTAGTTGATTTTTTAAACTCCATGCACTTTTTAGCTAGCCCCGCCTCGCACTCTTTTTCGTGCAGCTTTTGCGCCTTTTGGCGTAGCGCGGCGGCTTGTTTTTTGTCGCTACTTTCAAGACGGCGCGCTAGATTTAGGCACCCGCGTGCATCGCCGGCTTCGCAAGCCTCGCGAAAAAGGCTATCGGCTTCGTTTTCGTCCGCTTTTACCACTTCGCCTACGCCTCTTTCGTAGATCGCGCCTAGATTCGTGCAGGCCGGTTTTAGCCCATTGTAGCAGGCGATCCCGTAAAAACTAAAGGCTTTTGCTACATCTTGCGGCGCGTTCGTGCCCTCAAAATACGCGTCCGCTAGGCTCTCGCAGGCATCCGGCCGCCAAAGCAAGCAGGCCTTTTCAAAAAGCTCCAGCGCGCGCGGAACGTCCTTTTTTGCGCCGCGTCCCCGAGATAGCATCTCGCCAAGCTCGGCGCAAGAAGCTCCAAAGCCGCCTTCGCAGGCCTTATCGTGAAATTTGACCGCCAGCTCGCTATCTTGCCGCGCTCCGCCGAGCCCCTTTGCGTAGAGCTCTCCTAGCGCCGCGCAGCCGTTTACTACGCCTCTATCGCACGCCTCTTTGCCGAGCTTGTAGGCTACTTCAAACTGCCCGCTTTGATACTGCGCCCAGCCGCCGTATAGCTCGTCCAGACACTCGCTGCCGCTGCATTTGTAGGCATTTGCGGCGCAGGCCTTGTCGTAGTAGGATCTAGCGGCCTTGATATCCTGCGCAAAACCCGCCTCGCCGTCCTCGTAAAGCCTACCCAAAGCTTCGCACGCTTCATAAATTTTACCCTCGCAGGCAAGCGAGTAAAATTTGAGCGCGTTTTTCGAGTTTTTCGCGGCTTCGTCGTTTTTGCCCATTACGCCGTCCGCGTACATGCCGCCTAGATAGTAGCAAACTACGGCGTATCCGCGCTCGCAGGCCTTTACGTAGAGGTCTAGCGCCCTACTTTCATCCGGCGCGACGCCGCTGCCCGCTTCGTAAATTTGAGCTAGATTATAGCAGCTTAAACCAAATCCTTTTTCGCAGGCTTGTTCAAAAATCGCGGCGGCTTTAGCATGTTCGCCGCTATTTTGGTGTAGCGAGGCTAGGCTGTCGCAGCCTCTTAGCTCGCCCGCGTCGCAAGCTTTTTGGTAAAATTTACCGGCTTTTTCGTCATCTTGCTTTACGCCTCTGCCGCTTTGGTATAAAAACCCAAGCCTTACGCAGCCGCGCGCCTCGCCCGATTCACACGCTTTTTGCCAAATTTGAGCCGCCGTTTGTTCATCGCCCGCATCGTAGGCGCCTTGAGCTTCGTCCGTCAAATTTGCGAGGGCGAAATTTAGAGCAACAAGTAGTAGCAAGAGCTGTTTTATCATCGCGCTCCTTTGTTAAATTTTACTAGCTTTATTTTTCTCAAATTTAACCTATTTTGCTTCTTTGTAGAGTTTGTATACTGCTGTCGATAGGTCGTAACATCTGGACGCGATGCCTAAGTAGTGCGACGATGCGCTAAAACTACGCAATCTTGGTGTCCTTGAATATCATTTGTGTATGGAGTAAATTTAATACAGTTACGCAAACGGCTATGATCTTTTTCAAATTTTTCCTTAAATTTAGCGCGAGTCAAATTTGAGCTAGAAAGCCCGCGCCGAGCTAAATTTAACCGCATTTTTAAGACTAAAATTTTATGGCGCGGTTACTAGAGTAGCCAAGACGCCGATGCAAAAATTTATCTTGCCCGTGCTTAGGCTCGTAAGCTACGCGGCAATAAAGAAAAGGCGGTCAAATTTAGCCAAGAACCGCTTGGTTAGCAAAGCTAAATTTGACCGATTTATGCTTAAACGTTAAATCTAAAATGCATCACGTCGCCGTCTTGAACGACGTAGTCCTTGCCCTCTAGGCGCATTTTGCCTGCTTCTTTTGCCGGATTTTCGCCGCCGCACGCGATGTAGTCCTCGTAGCCGATGACCTCGGCTCTGATAAATCCTCGCTCAAAGTCGTTGTGGATGACGCTGGCGGCTTTTGGCGCTTTCCAGCCTTTTACGATCGTCCATGCGCGTACCTCGACGACGCCCGCGGTAAAGTAGCTGATCAAATTTAACTTCGCAAACGCCGTTTTGATGATCTTTTCTAGGCCGCTTTCGTTTGTGCCTAGTGAGCTTAGAAACTCATGCGCCTCTTCGTCGCTAAGCCCCACGAGCTCCTCTTCGATCTTGGCGCAGAGCTTGATAACCTCGTGTCCCGAGCGCGCCGCAAATTCGCGAAGTGCCTGCACGTATTTGTTATCCTCCGAGATACCGTCCTCATCTACGTTTGCGCCGTAGACGACCTCTTTTGCGCTGAGTAGCCTTAGCTCTTTATTTAAATTTATAAACGCGTCGTCGTCCTTGCCGCCGAAGCTGCTCGCGCTTTTGCCGTCATTTAGGTGAGCTAGCAGCGCATTTGCCGTCTCTAGCGCCTCTTTTGCGCCTTTTGCGTTTGCTTTGGCTTCGCGGGTTAGGCGCTCGATTTTTTTGTTTAGCTGCTCGATGTCGGCGAGGATGAGCTCGGTTTCGATGATCTCGACGTCTCGTACGGGATCGACGCCGCCTTCTACGTGCGTGATGTTTTCGTCCTCAAAGCAGCGCACGATGTGTAAAATCACCTCGGTTTCGCGGATGTTTGAAAGAAATTTATTTCCCAGACCCTCGCCCGCGCTCGCACCTTTTACGAGTCCTGCGATATCGACGAATTCGATAGTTGAGTATTGGATTTTATTTGGATTTACGATTTTGGCTAGCTCGCCTAGGCGCTTATCGGGCACCGGCACGACGGCTTTATTCGGCTCGATCGTGCAGAACGGATAGTTCGCGCTCTCGGCGTTTTGCGCTTTGGTTAGTGCGTTAAATGTGGTTGATTTGCCGACGTTTGGCAAGCCTACGATACCTACTGCTAGTCCCATTACAGCTCCTTTGCCATAGCGCATAGATAATAAAGATTCATTCGCACGCCCGCTCCCGTCGCGCCAGCCTGGTTATATCCCCAAGCTTTTTCGGTGTATGCGGGGCCTGCGATATCTTGGTGTATCCACTTGTCTTTAAATTCGTCTTTTATAAATTTATCGAGGAAAAGCCCCGCCGTGATCGCGCCGCCGTAACGGCTAGAGCCTGTGTTGCTGACGTCTGCGATCTGGCTTTTGATCAGCTCGCGCAAATGAGGGTTAAACTCTAAAATCGTATTTAGTTCGCCGCTTTTTGCTGCTTTTGCTTTAAATTCCGCTTTTAGCTCCTCGTTGTTGCCCATTATACCGCTTGTGTATTCTCCAAGTCCGACCACGCAAGCGCCAGTTAGCGTCGCCATGTCGATGAGGATATCGGGCTTAAAATCCTGCGCGTAGCTGAGGCAGTCTGCTAATACTAAACGGCCCTCGGCGTCGGTGTTTCGCACCTCAATACTAACTCCGCTGCGAGAGATCAGCACGTCGTCGGGTTTATAGGCGTTGCCGCCGATCATATTTTCGGTCGCGCCTAAAATAGCGTGAATTTCAAAAGGCAAATTTAGCTCCGCCGCACCTTTAATTATACCCATCGCCGCAGCTGCGCCGCTTTTATCGGCTTTCATGGTTAGCATATAATCAGCCGGCTTTAAGCTAAGCCCGCCGCTATCGTAGGTTAGTCCCTTGCCGACGAAGATTATGCGTTTTTTTGCGCCTTTTGGCTTATAGACAAGATGGATGAGGCGAGGCGGATGGACGCTGGCTTTGTTTACGGCCAAAAATGCGTTCATCTTTTCTTTTTCGAGGAATTTTTCATCGTAAATTTTGCAGCTTAAATTTGGATAATTTTTAGCTAGATTTTGAGCCTCTTCCGCCATTTTTTGCGGGGTGTAGATTTCAGGTATCTCGTTTACGATATCTTTGGTGAAATTTGTCGCCGAAGCGATTATCTCGCCGTGGGCAAAGCCGTCCTGTGCGTCGTTTTCGCGGACGTCCTCGCCGCTAAATTCCTCGTTGCTAAAAATAATATCTTTTAGCGCGTATTTTTCTTTTTTTTCTTTATACTTGTTAAATTCGTAAGCGCCTAGCAAAAAGCCCTCGGTTAGAGCCTGAAAGCTCATTTTCTGGCAGCCTGCGACGTATGAGGCTAGTTTTAGGCTTTTTACGTTTAGCGATTTTACGGCGTTATATGCTTTTGCCGCAGCTATGCGAAGCTCGTCGTAGCCAAGCTTACTAAGCGGAACGTAGATCCTGCCGCTTTCTAGTAAAAGCAAGACGCTCTCGCCTTTGTAGTTGGCAAATTTAAACGCCTTTTCGTCTTTTATAAATTTATGTTTCAGGTTTTTATCTACGACGAAAATCAGCTCCAAATCAGCCTTGATTTCGTTTAGTTTTTTATTAGTGAGTTGAAACTGCACTTCTGTGTCTCCTATCGTTTAAAATTTTATTTTCTATGCGCCTAAAGCCGTAGAGCAAAATGCCCAAAAATAGCGCTACTACCGGCACGGCGACGTACCAGTGCTCTTTTGCTTTGTGCAAGATATCAAGTATGTGCTCGCCGAGGATCCACGCGGGGATTATCGTTATCGCGGCCCAGCACCACGCACTTATTAGATTTATAAAGGCGTATTTTTTTGCGCTGTATCCGGTTAAGCCTATAGTCATCGGTATGATGACGCGAAAGCCGTACATATAGCGCTGGATAAAGATGATCGGCCAGCCGTATTTTTTCAGCATTATATGCGCGATGGCGAATTTGCGGCGCTGCGTGTGAAGTTTTTTGGCGATATTTTTTTTGTTGTAGCGGCCTAGATAAAAGTAAATTTGATCGCCGACAAAGCCGCCCAGACCTGCTACGAAGAGGGCCGGCGCGATATGCATATGCGTTTGATGAGAGAGGATGCCCGCCATTATGAGCGCCATTTCGCCTTCCATTATGCACCAGACGAATAGTATGATGTAGCCGTACTCGATGAGTAGTTTTGTAAAAAATTCTTCCATCATAGCTCCAAAATGCTGTAAATTTTAGTTAGCGGGCGTAAATTTGCGCTACCGCCAAGATCCTTTAAATCGATCAAAAAGCAGGCCTCTACGCAAACGGCGTTTGTTTGATTGATTAGCTCGACGCTAGCCTTAGCCGTGCCTCCAGTAGCGATTAGATCGTCTATTAAAAGCACTTTTGCGCCCGCTTTTTCGCCGAATGCATCAACGTGAATTTGCACTTCGTCTACGCCGTACTCTAGGCTATATTTTTGCGAGATCGTGATGTAAGGCAGTTTTTTAGGCTTTCTAATCGGCACGAAAGGTAGCCGCAGTCTAGCCGCCAAAGCCGCTGCGAATATAAATCCGCGCGATTCGATACCCGCGATAAAGTCGATATTAGCGCTCTCGTAGCGAGCGACGAGGTGATCGATTAAAAAATTAAACGCCTCTTTGTTGTTTAGCAGCGTCGTGATGTCGCGAAATACTATGCCCGGTTTTGGAAAATCGTTTATACAGCGGATGGAATTTAATAAAAATTCCTTCCCCGCTTTGTCTAGTTCTTTCATTTTTTGCCTTTAAATTTGATTTATAGTAGCGCTTCGATTTTGCCCTCTAGCTCGCGGATGCGCTGGCGGAGTTTGTCGTTTTCCAGGCGGTACTGCGAGTTTCTGGTGCGAAGGGCGTTGGCGTCGTTTTTGACTTTATTTAGCTCGTCTGTGAGGATGTCGATGTTGCCAAGACCGCGCTGTAGCTGGACTTGCAGCTTGCGGATGACGACTTCGGTATCTTGGAGATTATTTTTCATAAAATCGCGCGTCGTGCGCTCTTTTTTAAGCAAGGTTTTAAAGTAAAACACCATAACGGTGAGATAGATACAAATGCAGATCAAAACGGTAAGTACGAGCCAATCGGTCATTTCTCGCCTCCTAACTTTTTCACGCGTCTTTCGTGCCTGCCGCCTGCAAATTCGGTAGCGAAAAAGGCCTTTATCATATCTGCCGCGACCGCGTCGCCGATCGTTCTAGCGCCCATGGCTAGCACGTTTGCGTCGTTGTGTTCGCGGGCTAGTTTTGCCGTGGTGACGTCGTGACAGAGCGCGCAGCGAACGTGCGCATGGCGGTTAGCCGCGATACTGATGCCGATGCCCGTGCCGCAGATTAGCACGCCGTATTCGTTTTCGTGCTGCAAATTTTGCGCTAGAAGCTCGGCAAAATCGGGGTAATCTACGCTATCTTTGCTATGCGTTCCTAGGTCGCATACGCTAAAACCTTCGCTTTTTAAAAGCTCGCAAATTTGCGCCTTAAAATCAAAGCCCGCGTGGTCGCTCGCGATAAAAATTTTGTCTATTTTCATGAAATTTCCATAAGCTAAAAAATGCTTAATTATAGCAAAAAAGCATTAAAGTAAAATTTCGCCGCGAGCCTTTAGGAGCGAAATTTAGGCTAAATTTTAAATTCGCCGCTTATAAAAACATCCTCATGATAGTAACGGCATATCGTATCGGCTCGAAAAAATAATCTTTTAGCGGCGAGATCACGATGACAACTAGCGCGATAAAGCCGTATCTTTGCATGCTATTTAGCCAGTTTGCAGCGCCGTGAAGTCCGAAAATGCGCAAAAGATACTCAAGCGCCTTTGAGCCGTCAAGAGGCGGGATAGGGTAGAGGTTAAAGAGGGCTAGGACTAAATTTACGGCGGCGAGCATGAAAACAAACTCCGCTACCGAGCTATCAAAAAACCCAAAACCGATCAATTTAAACGCGCAAAACGCTAACGCGAAAAGAGCTAGGTTGTATGCGATGCCAGCAAGCGCGACGACTATAGCGGCCTTGTAGCCGCCGTTATAGAGCACCGTGCGTAAATTTATAGGTACCGGTTTAGCCCAACCAAACGTCACTCCGGTGCTAAGATACATGAGCGCGGGCACGACGATAGTGCCTAGCGGATCGACGTGTTTTATAGGATTTATGCTGAGCCGCCCCAAATTTTTGGCGGTTAAGTCGCCGAATTTAAACGCCGCATATCCGTGCGCGATCTCGTGCCCGACGACGGAGATAACGAGCACGGCGACTAGGATCGCTACCTGCGCGAAGTCGATGCTATCAAGGTTCATTCGATCTTGTTTCCGTCGTTTTTAGCTTCTGCTCTGGCGGCGTCTAGTAGCTCGGGCGAGTTTTGTATAAAATCCACGCTCTTACCGACCCTGTTCCATCTGATTTTGTATTCGTCGTCCCAGCTAAAATAGACAAACCAAGGCTTGCCGACGATATTTTTGTATGCCACGGGGCCCCAAAATCGGCTGTCGTTTGAGTGGTCGCGGTTGTCGCCGATCATGAAAAACTCGCCTTCGGGAACCTGAAAATAAAATGCGTTAAACGGATAGTTGCCTACGCTGGGTAGCTCGTTTACGATAACCGGTTGCATGGCGAATTTGCTCGAGTTTAGGTAGTTTACGGCTAGTTCAAATAAATTTACCTTCTCGTCGTAGTGGATGCCGCCGAATTTATAGGGCTCTTTGACGAAAAGTTTGCCGCCGAATTTAACGATATCTTTTTCGTCGAAATTTGCCTTTATAAACTCCTCGCCCTCGTGCGGGTGCAAAAATAGCGCTTTTTCCGTAAATATCACTTCATCGCCGCCGACTGCGAAATTTCGCTTGACGTAGTGGATCTTTTCATCGTGCGGATAGCGAAAAACCACGATATCGCCGCGCTGCGGCTTTGCTCCCTCGATGAGGTGGCCGTTACCGTTAAAATCGGGCAAAACCTTGACCTCTATCCACGGAATGCGCGGTGTCGAGATGCCGTAGCTAAATTTTTTAACGAAAAGATGATCGCCGACTAAAAGCGTGTCCTTCATCGAACCAGACGGTATCACGAAAGCCTGCGCGACAAAGAAAATCACGAGCAAGACGATGATGACCGTGCCCGTCCAGCTGTTTGAAAAATCTAAAAATTTATTAAACGCTTTTTTCA is a window from the Campylobacter massiliensis genome containing:
- a CDS encoding phosphatidylserine decarboxylase, which codes for MRGLISRIFGFVAAVKFPRFLQTFINEKYVSGFKIDMSEFKQPREYESLTALFTRELQRPRDFDVSPQAFISPSDGTCLERGVSKELKAISVKGHKYGIAELLGDSMERSERDAELEYVNIYLSPRDYHRYHAPCDMRILSALYVPGELYSVAVSALLKVPNLYAKNERVVLKCELANGKKMWLVFVGALNVGKMKFDFDARIQTNACAGNVALYEYENLNAKKGEQLGMFELGSTILILSEQGAVKFDLAAEQKLKYGDKIGTIN
- the ybeY gene encoding rRNA maturation RNase YbeY, with product MILCEDDYPRILDQICDYLTAGEVELSFVDAEEMKEINVRERGIYETTDVLSFPLEMQLHAPLGCIVINTELVAAKAAELGHSEDDETALLFTHGLLHVLGYDHESDAGEMRAKECEVIEKFSLPKSLIVRTQDAGEE
- a CDS encoding DNA alkylation repair protein, with protein sequence MENGGLAVYFGENLAQILSQKIKAVYPKFDAQSYCGQIAKSTPSLGYSQRILAHANALNELLPPDFKRAAEILVAILGEENPNETGMFKHFYWTLPLAKYVEIYGLDDFETSMGTIREITKRGTGEYAVRAFIKKYPQDSLKTMTRWARSSNFHLRRLASEGLRPKLPWASKLELFISNPRPVFAVLEVLKEDEVRFVQRSVANNVADYLKVNFAAAKELLLRWQSSQNKNTQQIIRHATRKIKI
- a CDS encoding DedA family protein — translated: MEEFFTKLLIEYGYIILFVWCIMEGEMALIMAGILSHQTHMHIAPALFVAGLGGFVGDQIYFYLGRYNKKNIAKKLHTQRRKFAIAHIMLKKYGWPIIFIQRYMYGFRVIIPMTIGLTGYSAKKYAFINLISAWCWAAITIIPAWILGEHILDILHKAKEHWYVAVPVVALFLGILLYGFRRIENKILNDRRHRSAVSTH
- the ychF gene encoding redox-regulated ATPase YchF, producing MGLAVGIVGLPNVGKSTTFNALTKAQNAESANYPFCTIEPNKAVVPVPDKRLGELAKIVNPNKIQYSTIEFVDIAGLVKGASAGEGLGNKFLSNIRETEVILHIVRCFEDENITHVEGGVDPVRDVEIIETELILADIEQLNKKIERLTREAKANAKGAKEALETANALLAHLNDGKSASSFGGKDDDAFINLNKELRLLSAKEVVYGANVDEDGISEDNKYVQALREFAARSGHEVIKLCAKIEEELVGLSDEEAHEFLSSLGTNESGLEKIIKTAFAKLNLISYFTAGVVEVRAWTIVKGWKAPKAASVIHNDFERGFIRAEVIGYEDYIACGGENPAKEAGKMRLEGKDYVVQDGDVMHFRFNV
- a CDS encoding tetratricopeptide repeat protein; its protein translation is MIKQLLLLLVALNFALANLTDEAQGAYDAGDEQTAAQIWQKACESGEARGCVRLGFLYQSGRGVKQDDEKAGKFYQKACDAGELRGCDSLASLHQNSGEHAKAAAIFEQACEKGFGLSCYNLAQIYEAGSGVAPDESRALDLYVKACERGYAVVCYYLGGMYADGVMGKNDEAAKNSKNALKFYSLACEGKIYEACEALGRLYEDGEAGFAQDIKAARSYYDKACAANAYKCSGSECLDELYGGWAQYQSGQFEVAYKLGKEACDRGVVNGCAALGELYAKGLGGARQDSELAVKFHDKACEGGFGASCAELGEMLSRGRGAKKDVPRALELFEKACLLWRPDACESLADAYFEGTNAPQDVAKAFSFYGIACYNGLKPACTNLGAIYERGVGEVVKADENEADSLFREACEAGDARGCLNLARRLESSDKKQAAALRQKAQKLHEKECEAGLAKKCMEFKKSTNKGEKHEF
- a CDS encoding leucyl aminopeptidase, coding for MQFQLTNKKLNEIKADLELIFVVDKNLKHKFIKDEKAFKFANYKGESVLLLLESGRIYVPLSKLGYDELRIAAAKAYNAVKSLNVKSLKLASYVAGCQKMSFQALTEGFLLGAYEFNKYKEKKEKYALKDIIFSNEEFSGEDVRENDAQDGFAHGEIIASATNFTKDIVNEIPEIYTPQKMAEEAQNLAKNYPNLSCKIYDEKFLEKEKMNAFLAVNKASVHPPRLIHLVYKPKGAKKRIIFVGKGLTYDSGGLSLKPADYMLTMKADKSGAAAAMGIIKGAAELNLPFEIHAILGATENMIGGNAYKPDDVLISRSGVSIEVRNTDAEGRLVLADCLSYAQDFKPDILIDMATLTGACVVGLGEYTSGIMGNNEELKAEFKAKAAKSGELNTILEFNPHLRELIKSQIADVSNTGSSRYGGAITAGLFLDKFIKDEFKDKWIHQDIAGPAYTEKAWGYNQAGATGAGVRMNLYYLCAMAKEL
- a CDS encoding metallophosphoesterase — its product is MNYVSYRGLFADAALRPLAAHKRALGLFFLTLAIGGVALAFSLRFNFLGPSLRIACSLMLALTFIIFSFVLFTNVVAFAVRPVTKRAFSESRRKFLRLYLDVTILILAFSYFFRGIFNAVKLPEVKAQDIEIKGLKGELKIAVLTDIHLGDFLGADFARAVTRRVNELDADAVAIVGDIADVKPHRLAEFIAPFNELKSKYGTFYVPGNHEYYNGIDGTIKVIRETTNFKILGNENARVGGVNLAGVYDIIGLRFKAYEPDLVAALDGRDVNLPTVLLAHQPKFLKYMDESAPVDLVVSGHTHGGQIFPFSLLVRLDQKYVAGLYRANKNTQIYVSRGAGFWGPPVRVMAPSEISLLRLKGVV